The Paracholeplasma brassicae genome contains a region encoding:
- the pheS gene encoding phenylalanine--tRNA ligase subunit alpha: MKEQLVEIKQKIEQQINQIQDLNDLQLLRSSALGKKSELQGLMIHLKDLPNDEKPMVGKLINETKQALELIFDERKGVLEEKALNEKLEKEQVDVTLPGLKLVTGSTHLLTQVQEDIEQFFIGLGYEIKDGPEVESDHYNFEMLNLEKDHPARAMQDSFYIDVNRLLRTHTSPVQARTMLESEGKNIKIICPGKVYRRDDDDQTHSHQFMQIEGLVIGESVSFADLKGTLLAVIRHFFGSERTIRLRPSYFPFTEPSVEVDVFSEDGRFIEVLGAGMVHPNVLKMGGYDPQKVQGFAFGIGIERLAILKYAVDDIRQFYTNDVRFLNQFKGGLEK, from the coding sequence ATGAAAGAACAATTAGTTGAAATCAAACAAAAGATTGAACAACAAATCAATCAGATTCAAGACTTAAACGACTTACAACTGCTTCGTTCAAGTGCGCTTGGTAAAAAAAGCGAATTACAAGGCTTGATGATTCATTTAAAAGACTTACCAAATGACGAAAAACCAATGGTGGGAAAATTAATCAATGAAACCAAACAAGCACTAGAACTCATCTTTGATGAGCGTAAAGGCGTATTAGAAGAAAAAGCGTTAAATGAAAAACTTGAAAAAGAACAAGTCGATGTGACACTGCCTGGTTTAAAGTTAGTCACTGGGTCAACACACTTACTTACCCAAGTTCAAGAAGACATTGAGCAATTCTTTATTGGGTTAGGTTATGAAATCAAAGACGGACCAGAAGTGGAATCCGATCACTATAACTTTGAAATGTTAAACTTAGAAAAAGACCATCCGGCTAGAGCGATGCAAGACTCGTTCTACATTGACGTTAACCGTTTGTTAAGAACGCACACCTCACCTGTTCAAGCAAGAACGATGCTTGAGTCAGAGGGGAAAAACATCAAAATCATTTGCCCAGGCAAGGTCTACAGAAGAGACGATGACGACCAAACACACAGCCATCAATTCATGCAAATTGAAGGTTTAGTGATTGGAGAGTCAGTTTCATTTGCGGATTTAAAAGGCACGCTTTTAGCAGTCATTAGACATTTCTTTGGCAGTGAACGTACAATTCGTTTGAGACCGTCTTATTTTCCATTTACTGAACCTTCAGTTGAAGTCGATGTCTTCTCAGAAGATGGTCGCTTCATTGAAGTTTTAGGGGCTGGTATGGTTCATCCAAATGTTCTTAAAATGGGTGGATATGACCCGCAAAAAGTTCAAGGGTTTGCCTTTGGCATTGGGATTGAACGCTTGGCAATTTTAAAATACGCCGTTGATGACATTAGACAATTCTACACCAACGACGTTCGTTTCTTAAATCAATTTAAAGGAGGCTTGGAAAAATGA